From the genome of Lotus japonicus ecotype B-129 chromosome 6, LjGifu_v1.2, one region includes:
- the LOC130725413 gene encoding uncharacterized protein LOC130725413: protein MPKPRKRLDREIKYSGNWVATWVAQGLFQVEHAGFEDQFIVDIDKQSCTCNYWELNGIPCRHVVACFNDKGLKPENYVHQYYLRATYEICYGHMISPINGENKWPKMSQDDILPPEIKRGPRRPKKLRRREPDELDKCQPFIIE from the coding sequence ATGCCTAAACCTAGGAAGAGGCTAGATAGAGAGATAAAGTATAGTGGTAATTGGGTAGCAACTTGGGTTGCTCAAGGTCTATTCCAAGTTGAGCATGCTGGTTTTGAAGACCAGTTTATAGTTGATATAGATAAGCAATCATGTACCTGCAACTATTGGGAATTAAATGGAATTCCCTGTAGACATGTTGTGGCTTGCTTCAATGATAAGGGTCTTAAGCCTGAGAATTATGTGCATCAATATTACCTTAGAGCAACTTATGAAATTTGCTATGGGCACATGATTTCCCCAATTAATGGTGAGAATAAATGGCCAAAGATGAGTCAAGATGACATCCTTCCTCCTGAGATTAAAAGAGGGCCAAGAAGGCCCAAAAAATTAAGGAGAAGGGAACCTGATGAACTAGATAAGTGTCAGCCTTTCATAATAGAATAA